In Ruania alkalisoli, the DNA window GCTCGACCGGGGTGCCCTGCAACCGTTCGACCACCAGGTCCACCAGGCCGGCCACGAACGCCGGATGCACGCCTGGAGTGGCCACACGCACCGCGGCCAGGCCGTGCTCACCGGCGGTCTCCATCGCCTCGTTGTCGAGGTCCCAGAGGACTTCCATGTGGTCGGAGAGGAAGCCCAGCGGCACGATCACCACACCGTCCCTCCCGTCGCCCGGGAGCGCGGCAATGGCGTCGTTGACGTCGGGCTCGAGCCACGGCTGGCTCGGTGGCCCGGAGCGGGACTGGTAGACCAGCTGCCACGGCACGTCCTGGGCGCCAACCGCCTCCATGACCACCTCGGCGACGGCCTGGTGCTGGGCCGCGTACGCCCCACCCTCACCGAGACCGAGGTGAGCGGGCCCGGAACGCTGAGCATCCGCCGTCGGGATGGAGTGCGTGGCGAAAAGCACCTCGACGTTCCCGGCGCCCTGCTCGCGCAACTGAGCGAGACCGCTGGCGACCGCGTCGCAGAACGGGGTGACGAAACCGGGGTGGTCGAAGAACTGGCGCACCTTGTCGACCTCGAGCTCGCCGCCCAGGCCGGTGGCCTCGAGGGCGTCGGCGATGTCCTCGCGGTACTGGCGGCAGCTGGAGTAGGAGGAGTAGGCGCTGGTGGCGATCGCGAGCAGGCGGCGGTGGCCGGCGGCGTGCGCCTCGCGGAGTGCGTCGGGCAGGTAGGGGTCCCAGTTGCGGTTGCCCCAGTAGACCGGCAGGTCAATGCCGCGGGCAGTCAGTTCAGCAGCGAGGGCCGCCCGGAGCTGGCGATTGTGCTCGTTGATGGGACTCACGCCGCCGAAGTGGCGGTAGTGGTGGGCCACCTCTTCGAGGCGTTCGTCCGGGATGCCGCGACCGGCGGTCACATTGCGCAGGAACGGGATGACGTCGTCCTGCCCCTCGGGTCCCCCGAATCCCGCGAGGAGGATGGCGTCGTAGCCGACCGGCTCGCTCACGTACTCGGGGCCTTGCTGGGCTGCCGGTGAGGCGGCCGCGACCAGCGCGCCCGGCGCGAGGTAGGCACCGGTGGCCGGTGGTGGTTTG includes these proteins:
- a CDS encoding ferrochelatase, whose amino-acid sequence is MKPPPATGAYLAPGALVAAASPAAQQGPEYVSEPVGYDAILLAGFGGPEGQDDVIPFLRNVTAGRGIPDERLEEVAHHYRHFGGVSPINEHNRQLRAALAAELTARGIDLPVYWGNRNWDPYLPDALREAHAAGHRRLLAIATSAYSSYSSCRQYREDIADALEATGLGGELEVDKVRQFFDHPGFVTPFCDAVASGLAQLREQGAGNVEVLFATHSIPTADAQRSGPAHLGLGEGGAYAAQHQAVAEVVMEAVGAQDVPWQLVYQSRSGPPSQPWLEPDVNDAIAALPGDGRDGVVIVPLGFLSDHMEVLWDLDNEAMETAGEHGLAAVRVATPGVHPAFVAGLVDLVVERLQGTPVEQRPAKTALGPWYDVCRPGCCENVRRGFRPAVAGLQP